From one Bacteroides intestinalis DSM 17393 genomic stretch:
- a CDS encoding DUF3791 domain-containing protein encodes MWNKIGRIVMRLSEKLEISPLRALDVFYTSTVCNRLHDPETELYTFSDAYIVDEIIMEIRNN; translated from the coding sequence ATGTGGAACAAAATCGGAAGAATCGTAATGCGACTTTCCGAGAAGCTGGAGATTTCTCCATTGCGTGCTTTAGATGTTTTCTATACATCAACGGTTTGCAACCGCCTGCATGACCCTGAAACCGAACTCTATACTTTCAGTGATGCCTATATTGTAGATGAAATCATTATGGAAATCCGCAACAATTGA
- a CDS encoding HU family DNA-binding protein, translated as MSTYYDLYETPDPSGEGKKKPLHARVRSKGTITAKEFQERMVKEQHMPHAMIVGIMQAISNALGDWLADGYNVELDELGYFSTTLKCTRTAMNKKDIRAESVRFETVKFRPSKTFKKYVRYQMHLERLDKKMTTKKPAVAPEKRKEMMLKFLEVNVCITRTEYSRLTNITDRRASCDLQEYLAEGIIRKRGGGRSVVYIKRNQE; from the coding sequence ATGAGTACTTACTATGACCTCTACGAAACACCGGATCCCAGTGGCGAAGGAAAGAAAAAACCGTTGCACGCACGTGTGCGCTCTAAAGGCACCATTACGGCAAAAGAATTTCAGGAACGAATGGTGAAAGAGCAGCACATGCCGCACGCCATGATAGTGGGCATCATGCAAGCCATCAGCAATGCACTGGGCGACTGGCTTGCCGACGGCTACAATGTGGAATTGGACGAACTGGGTTACTTCAGCACTACGCTGAAATGCACGCGGACCGCCATGAACAAGAAAGATATTCGTGCCGAGTCCGTACGGTTTGAAACCGTGAAGTTCCGCCCAAGCAAAACCTTCAAAAAGTACGTTAGGTATCAAATGCATTTGGAAAGGCTGGACAAGAAGATGACGACAAAGAAACCGGCAGTAGCCCCGGAAAAAAGAAAAGAGATGATGCTGAAATTCCTGGAAGTAAATGTCTGCATCACACGCACCGAATACTCCCGCCTGACGAATATAACGGACCGCCGTGCCAGTTGTGACTTACAAGAATATTTGGCAGAAGGCATTATTCGCAAACGGGGCGGAGGACGTTCAGTAGTTTATATAAAGAGGAATCAAGAATAA
- the nadD gene encoding nicotinate (nicotinamide) nucleotide adenylyltransferase, with protein MKTGIFSGSFNPVHIGHLALANYLCEYEGLDEVWFLVTPHNPLKEEDELMDDAFRLKLVQLAIEGYPKFKASDIEFNLSRPSYTIHTLDKLKETYPDREFYLIIGSDNWVLFPCWYQSERILVENHILVYPRPGYPVSSDSLPENVKVVSSPTFEISSTFIRRAMEEGKDVRYFLHPAVYEALLSAFSR; from the coding sequence ATGAAAACAGGTATCTTCAGCGGCTCCTTCAATCCGGTACATATCGGACATCTTGCCCTTGCCAATTATCTTTGCGAGTATGAAGGGCTGGATGAAGTATGGTTTCTCGTAACCCCTCATAATCCGTTGAAGGAAGAAGATGAATTGATGGATGATGCCTTCCGTTTGAAGTTGGTTCAACTTGCCATTGAGGGGTATCCCAAGTTTAAGGCTTCTGATATTGAGTTTAATCTGTCCCGTCCGTCCTATACCATCCATACGCTGGATAAACTGAAAGAAACCTATCCCGACCGGGAATTTTATTTGATTATCGGTTCGGATAACTGGGTGCTATTTCCCTGTTGGTATCAGTCGGAGCGTATTCTTGTTGAAAACCATATTCTTGTGTATCCCCGTCCCGGTTATCCGGTTTCTTCCGATTCCCTTCCGGAGAATGTGAAAGTAGTTTCTTCGCCTACTTTCGAAATTAGTTCTACCTTTATTCGCCGAGCGATGGAGGAAGGGAAAGATGTTCGTTACTTCCTCCATCCGGCGGTTTACGAGGCATTGCTTTCTGCGTTTTCCCGCTGA